A window of the Candidatus Woesearchaeota archaeon genome harbors these coding sequences:
- a CDS encoding NUDIX domain-containing protein, with translation MPHRNVSIVIFYTGDGKLLLQDRKGIAKFGEDYDFFGGGIEEGEGPRQAILRELKEELDYVPHDLKFFKRFEFKIDANDSRTEYVFMSKSPKMGSIKVLEGKAAKLFTVQEALKLKLFPHDEDIIREFARAKGFLLQ, from the coding sequence ATGCCCCACAGGAATGTTTCAATTGTGATATTTTATACAGGAGATGGCAAGCTGCTCCTGCAAGACAGGAAAGGCATTGCAAAATTTGGCGAGGATTATGATTTCTTTGGCGGCGGAATCGAGGAAGGGGAAGGCCCGAGGCAGGCAATTTTGAGGGAATTGAAGGAAGAATTGGATTATGTGCCGCATGATTTGAAATTCTTTAAAAGATTTGAATTTAAAATTGATGCCAATGATAGTCGGACAGAATATGTTTTCATGTCCAAATCGCCAAAAATGGGCAGTATAAAGGTCCTTGAAGGAAAAGCCGCAAAACTATTCACAGTTCAGGAAGCCCTGAAATTAAAATTGTTTCCGCATGATGAGGATATAATAAGGGAATTTGCCAGAGCAAAAGGATTTCTTCTGCAATGA